One Aneurinibacillus migulanus genomic region harbors:
- a CDS encoding ABC transporter permease, with protein MMMRNLGMALRGIWMYRGRSFLALLGVAVAAFLVISLMSVLYNFNQTLLKQFSGLGAQQITVVPGKLMNKKAIDSSLSDFASFAPAASTLTYKDAMDVKQQVAGVDKAAPQNEVMGALVHEKKGYDMIFTGTTPDLPPLLDTRVAEGRFFTQQEVEQQKRVIVLGSNIKKNVFGDTPAIGKQVKVNGEQFKIIGVLGERKMFGFNIDDRVYAPYQVVAKIGKTDHASMLFFTARNTENVPQVEKQINHVIGKNHGKKDFNLVKAEDAVHVIKTVLNLAGIITLAITGIAFLVGGIGIMNVMLLTVKERTREIGIRKAVGARSWHILSQFLFESVFLSVVGAALGLAATYGAMYWIHHYFPILSNHIPLEMVTYTIVFSIGAGLLFGMIPALRAVRIPPIEALRYE; from the coding sequence CCTGGGGATGGCGCTGCGCGGCATATGGATGTATCGGGGACGTTCATTCCTTGCCCTGCTCGGCGTTGCTGTCGCCGCATTTCTTGTCATATCGTTGATGTCTGTGCTGTACAATTTCAACCAAACGTTGCTCAAGCAATTCTCCGGTCTTGGCGCCCAGCAGATTACGGTCGTGCCCGGCAAGCTTATGAACAAAAAAGCCATCGACAGCAGCCTGTCTGACTTCGCTTCGTTTGCACCAGCGGCAAGTACATTGACGTACAAGGACGCGATGGATGTAAAGCAGCAGGTTGCGGGTGTGGATAAAGCCGCACCGCAGAATGAAGTCATGGGAGCGCTCGTACATGAGAAGAAGGGATATGACATGATTTTTACCGGTACAACGCCGGACCTTCCGCCCTTACTCGACACACGGGTTGCTGAAGGCCGCTTCTTTACCCAGCAGGAAGTAGAGCAGCAGAAGCGAGTCATTGTGCTTGGTTCTAACATTAAGAAGAACGTATTCGGTGATACACCAGCCATCGGTAAGCAAGTAAAAGTGAATGGCGAACAATTCAAGATTATCGGAGTGCTGGGCGAGAGGAAGATGTTCGGCTTCAATATCGATGACCGCGTGTATGCTCCGTACCAGGTAGTAGCGAAGATAGGGAAGACAGATCACGCTTCGATGCTATTCTTTACCGCCAGGAACACAGAGAACGTGCCGCAGGTGGAAAAGCAGATTAATCATGTGATAGGTAAGAATCACGGAAAGAAAGATTTCAATCTTGTAAAAGCGGAAGATGCGGTCCATGTCATCAAGACAGTGCTTAACTTGGCCGGAATTATCACGCTTGCTATTACCGGCATCGCGTTTCTCGTCGGTGGCATTGGCATTATGAATGTCATGTTATTGACGGTAAAGGAACGAACCCGGGAGATCGGCATTCGCAAAGCAGTCGGAGCGAGGTCGTGGCATATTCTAAGCCAGTTCCTGTTCGAGTCCGTCTTTCTTAGTGTTGTTGGTGCCGCGCTTGGACTCGCCGCAACGTATGGAGCGATGTATTGGATTCATCATTACTTCCCGATTCTATCAAATCACATTCCGTTGGAGATGGTTACGTACACGATCGTATTTTCCATCGGTGCAGGGCTTCTGTTCGGTATGATTCCGGCCCTTCGTGCGGTACGGATTCCTCCGATTGAGGCGTTGCGATATGAATAG